One Megalops cyprinoides isolate fMegCyp1 chromosome 17, fMegCyp1.pri, whole genome shotgun sequence DNA window includes the following coding sequences:
- the ccm2 gene encoding cerebral cavernous malformations protein 2 homolog isoform X1, with translation MEDDVKKAKKPGIVSPFKRVFLKGEKGRDKKAQEKSTERRALHTVPLSLPDHRVDPDILLNDYIEKEVKYLGQLTSVPGYLNPSSRTEVLQLIDSARKSHQLPGQLTPEQDALVSLSAYNVKLVWRDGEDIILRVPIHDIAAVSYIRDDSLHLVVLKTAQEPGGSPCPSTCPEVSKSQTLSSLSESGAVLVEVCCLLVLAVENKAAAEELCLLLSQVFQIVYTESTIDFLDRAIFDGASTPTRHLSLCSDDSSSKVDVKEPFETEASTFSFPGSLDGGGNSPSSSSSTPASPQTKTVSEGELSTTAAELLQDYMTTLRTKLSSQEIQQFAMLLHEYRNGSSIHEFCINLRQLYGDSRKFLLLGLRPFIPEKDSQHFENFLETIGVKDGRGIITDSFGRYRRTMSTTSNSTTNGNRAGEGSEEQLAPSEGDDWDRMISDISNDIEALGCSMDHDSS, from the exons cctGGCATCGTGTCTCCGTTCAAGCGCGTCTTCCtgaaaggagagaaggggagggacaAGAAAGCACAGGAGAAGTCCACCGAGCGCCGGGCCCTGCACACGGTTCCGCTGTCCCTGCCCGACCACCGTGTGGACCCGGACATCCTCCTCAACGACTACATCGAGAAGGAAGTGAAG TATCTGGGGCAGCTGACATCAGTGCCGGGGTATCTGAATCCATCCAGTCGAACAGAGGTTCTGCAGCTCATTGACAGTGCCAGG aAATCACACCAGCTCCCAGGTCAGCTGACCCCGGAACAGGACGCGCTGGTCAGCCTCTCGGCCTACAACGTGAAGCTGGTGTGGCGTGATGGCGAGGACATCATCCTCAGAGTCCCCATCCACGACATCGCCGCGGTCTCCTACATCCGTGACGACTCGCTGCACCTGGTGGTGCTCAAAACAG CCCAGGAGCCTGGAGGGTCGCCCTGTCCCAGCACCTGTCCAGAGGTGTCCAAGTCTCAGACGCTGAGCTCTCTGTCGGAGAGCGGGGCGGTGCTGGTGGAGGTCTGCTGTCTGCTGGTGCTGGCTGTGGAGAACAAG GCAGCGGCGGAGGAGCTGTGTCTGCTGCTTAGCCAGGTGTTCCAGATCGTTTACACGGAGTCCACCATAGACTTCTTAGACAGGGCCATATTCGATGGGGCCTCCACACCCACCAGACACCTCTCCCTGTGCAGTG ATGATTCCTCCAGCAAAGTGGATGTTAAGGAGCCGTTTGAAACAGAAGCGAGCACATT CTCCTTCCCGGGGTCGCTGGATGGGGGTGGCaactctccttcctcctcctcttctaccCCGGCGTCTCCGCAGACTAAGACAGTGAGCGAAGGGGAGCTGAGCACCACAGCTGCCGAGCTGCTGCAGGACTACATGACCACG CTGAGGACCAAGCTCTCGTCTCAGGAGATCCAGCAGTTCGCCATGCTGCTGCACGAGTACAGGAACGGCTCGTCCATCCACGAGTTCTGCATCAACCTGCGGCAGCTGTACGGGGACAGCAGGAAGTTCCTGCTGCTGG GTCTTAGACCCTTCATTCCGGAGAAGGACAGCCAGCACTTTGAGAACTTCCTGGAGACAATCGGAGTGAAGGACGGGCGCGGCATCATCACAGACAGCTTCGGGAGGTACCGCCGGACCATGAGCACCACCTCCAACTCCACCACCAATGGTAACAGGGCGGGCGAGGGCTCGGAGGAGCAGCTGGCGCCCTCCGAGGGTGACGATTGGGATCGCATGATCTCGGACATCAGCAACGACATCGAGGCGTTGGGCTGTAGTATGGACCATGACTCCTCCTGA
- the ccm2 gene encoding cerebral cavernous malformations protein 2 homolog isoform X2 yields the protein MEAEPGIVSPFKRVFLKGEKGRDKKAQEKSTERRALHTVPLSLPDHRVDPDILLNDYIEKEVKYLGQLTSVPGYLNPSSRTEVLQLIDSARKSHQLPGQLTPEQDALVSLSAYNVKLVWRDGEDIILRVPIHDIAAVSYIRDDSLHLVVLKTAQEPGGSPCPSTCPEVSKSQTLSSLSESGAVLVEVCCLLVLAVENKAAAEELCLLLSQVFQIVYTESTIDFLDRAIFDGASTPTRHLSLCSDDSSSKVDVKEPFETEASTFSFPGSLDGGGNSPSSSSSTPASPQTKTVSEGELSTTAAELLQDYMTTLRTKLSSQEIQQFAMLLHEYRNGSSIHEFCINLRQLYGDSRKFLLLGLRPFIPEKDSQHFENFLETIGVKDGRGIITDSFGRYRRTMSTTSNSTTNGNRAGEGSEEQLAPSEGDDWDRMISDISNDIEALGCSMDHDSS from the exons ATGGAGGCTGAG cctGGCATCGTGTCTCCGTTCAAGCGCGTCTTCCtgaaaggagagaaggggagggacaAGAAAGCACAGGAGAAGTCCACCGAGCGCCGGGCCCTGCACACGGTTCCGCTGTCCCTGCCCGACCACCGTGTGGACCCGGACATCCTCCTCAACGACTACATCGAGAAGGAAGTGAAG TATCTGGGGCAGCTGACATCAGTGCCGGGGTATCTGAATCCATCCAGTCGAACAGAGGTTCTGCAGCTCATTGACAGTGCCAGG aAATCACACCAGCTCCCAGGTCAGCTGACCCCGGAACAGGACGCGCTGGTCAGCCTCTCGGCCTACAACGTGAAGCTGGTGTGGCGTGATGGCGAGGACATCATCCTCAGAGTCCCCATCCACGACATCGCCGCGGTCTCCTACATCCGTGACGACTCGCTGCACCTGGTGGTGCTCAAAACAG CCCAGGAGCCTGGAGGGTCGCCCTGTCCCAGCACCTGTCCAGAGGTGTCCAAGTCTCAGACGCTGAGCTCTCTGTCGGAGAGCGGGGCGGTGCTGGTGGAGGTCTGCTGTCTGCTGGTGCTGGCTGTGGAGAACAAG GCAGCGGCGGAGGAGCTGTGTCTGCTGCTTAGCCAGGTGTTCCAGATCGTTTACACGGAGTCCACCATAGACTTCTTAGACAGGGCCATATTCGATGGGGCCTCCACACCCACCAGACACCTCTCCCTGTGCAGTG ATGATTCCTCCAGCAAAGTGGATGTTAAGGAGCCGTTTGAAACAGAAGCGAGCACATT CTCCTTCCCGGGGTCGCTGGATGGGGGTGGCaactctccttcctcctcctcttctaccCCGGCGTCTCCGCAGACTAAGACAGTGAGCGAAGGGGAGCTGAGCACCACAGCTGCCGAGCTGCTGCAGGACTACATGACCACG CTGAGGACCAAGCTCTCGTCTCAGGAGATCCAGCAGTTCGCCATGCTGCTGCACGAGTACAGGAACGGCTCGTCCATCCACGAGTTCTGCATCAACCTGCGGCAGCTGTACGGGGACAGCAGGAAGTTCCTGCTGCTGG GTCTTAGACCCTTCATTCCGGAGAAGGACAGCCAGCACTTTGAGAACTTCCTGGAGACAATCGGAGTGAAGGACGGGCGCGGCATCATCACAGACAGCTTCGGGAGGTACCGCCGGACCATGAGCACCACCTCCAACTCCACCACCAATGGTAACAGGGCGGGCGAGGGCTCGGAGGAGCAGCTGGCGCCCTCCGAGGGTGACGATTGGGATCGCATGATCTCGGACATCAGCAACGACATCGAGGCGTTGGGCTGTAGTATGGACCATGACTCCTCCTGA